One window of Nymphaea colorata isolate Beijing-Zhang1983 chromosome 11, ASM883128v2, whole genome shotgun sequence genomic DNA carries:
- the LOC116264581 gene encoding myb family transcription factor IPN2-like isoform X1, with protein MMLHTKKPSMSAQDRHVCVQVESGLVLTTDPKPRLRWTVELHDRFVDAVTQLGGPDKATPKTIMRAMGVKGLTLYHLKSHLQKFRLGKQPHKEFNDHSMKDNGRASLEQQRNGGSSSGMISMRENVHITEALRLQMEVERRLHEQLEVQRHLQLRIEAQGKYMHNILEKACQTLGDPVALKDNIGSQRVVDLGTMKKLNSQLNLSSVQNLQIICGDGKQHPQIDRLLNGVLFPTNHNVCIGVRDGPVQSHEDDGNLEAAPANNTIDNRNEVGLMADSYDNKHIPLSEGFDVWKRIPSC; from the exons atgatgTTGCACACAAAGAAACCAAGCATGTCTGCCCAAGATAGGCACGTCTGTGTTCAGGTGGAGTCTGGGCTTGTCCTGACGACTGACCCAAAGCCCAGACTGAGATGGACAGTGGAACTGCATGACCGCTTTGTGGATGCTGTCACTCAATTAGGAGGCCCTGACA AGGCAACTCCAAAGACAATCATGAGAGCGATGGGTGTCAAAGGGCTAACTCTTTACCATCTTAAGAGCCATCTCCAG AAGTTCAGACTTGGGAAGCAGCCACACAAGGAATTTAACGATCACTCAATGAAAGACAACGGAAGAG CATCTCTAGAACAACAAAGGAACGGAGGCTCTTCGTCAGGAATGATTAGCATGAGGGA GAATGTACACATAACAGAAGCCCTCAGATTGCAAATGGAGGTGGAGAGAAGATTACACGAGCAGTTAGAG GTGCAAAGACATCTCCAATTAAGGATAGAAGCCCAAGGGAAATACATGCACAACATCCTTGAAAAGGCATGCCAGACGCTAGGTGACCCTGTGGCATTGAAGGATAATATTGGCAGCCAACGGGTGGTAGATTTGGGGACAATGAAGAAACTGAACTCTCAACTGAACTTGTCTTCGGTCCAAAATCTCCAAATCATTTGCGGAGATGGCAAGCAGCATCCCCAGATTGATAGATTGCTAAATGGAGTTTTGTTTCCGACCAACCACAATGTTTGCATAG GTGTACGTGACGGACCAGTTCAATCTCATGAAGATGATGGAAATTTAGAAGCTGCACCGGCTAATAATACCATTGACAACAGGAACGAGGTAGGTTTGATGGCGGACTCTTATGACAACAAGCATATTCCGTTATCTGAAGGATTTGATGTGTGGAAAAGGATACCGTCCTGCTGA
- the LOC116264581 gene encoding myb family transcription factor IPN2-like isoform X2, whose translation MMLHTKKPSMSAQDRHVCVQVESGLVLTTDPKPRLRWTVELHDRFVDAVTQLGGPDKATPKTIMRAMGVKGLTLYHLKSHLQKFRLGKQPHKEFNDHSMKDNGRASLEQQRNGGSSSGMISMRENVHITEALRLQMEVERRLHEQLEVQRHLQLRIEAQGKYMHNILEKACQTLGDPVALKDNIGSQRVVDLGTMKKLNSQLNLSSVQNLQIICGDGKQHPQIDRLLNGVLFPTNHNVCIDRCT comes from the exons atgatgTTGCACACAAAGAAACCAAGCATGTCTGCCCAAGATAGGCACGTCTGTGTTCAGGTGGAGTCTGGGCTTGTCCTGACGACTGACCCAAAGCCCAGACTGAGATGGACAGTGGAACTGCATGACCGCTTTGTGGATGCTGTCACTCAATTAGGAGGCCCTGACA AGGCAACTCCAAAGACAATCATGAGAGCGATGGGTGTCAAAGGGCTAACTCTTTACCATCTTAAGAGCCATCTCCAG AAGTTCAGACTTGGGAAGCAGCCACACAAGGAATTTAACGATCACTCAATGAAAGACAACGGAAGAG CATCTCTAGAACAACAAAGGAACGGAGGCTCTTCGTCAGGAATGATTAGCATGAGGGA GAATGTACACATAACAGAAGCCCTCAGATTGCAAATGGAGGTGGAGAGAAGATTACACGAGCAGTTAGAG GTGCAAAGACATCTCCAATTAAGGATAGAAGCCCAAGGGAAATACATGCACAACATCCTTGAAAAGGCATGCCAGACGCTAGGTGACCCTGTGGCATTGAAGGATAATATTGGCAGCCAACGGGTGGTAGATTTGGGGACAATGAAGAAACTGAACTCTCAACTGAACTTGTCTTCGGTCCAAAATCTCCAAATCATTTGCGGAGATGGCAAGCAGCATCCCCAGATTGATAGATTGCTAAATGGAGTTTTGTTTCCGACCAACCACAATGTTTGCATAG ACAGGTGTACGTGA